A portion of the Sphaerochaeta pleomorpha str. Grapes genome contains these proteins:
- the dnaG gene encoding DNA primase translates to MAKISDSVLDQIKAKIPISEVVSDYVTLSSRGGRLWGLCPFHQEKTASFSVVDDQGFYYCFSCKKGGSMFDFVMEMEKVPFVEAVKMLAKKANVELADENPEDRKKRDLNETLYDLYDKIAGSFHFILTNSKMGKKGRDYLEARNVKPEMWEKFNLGYAPDNANWLYSFLVKQHYSDELLSQSGLFSQNTAKYPLFRDRLMFPIRTWQGKTVAFGARDLSGTSKAKYINTPETPIYSKKNNLFGLYESLDTIKKSQSAILCEGNFDVVALHQSGLTNAMAPLGTSFTNEQAKLLRRYCTSVTTLFDSDAAGQSATVKALTIAQSHGIANTVLKLSLAKDASELVEKQGEESLRSDLQHPIQGFDYLVNNAINQYDITTSRGKSLVFSKVRPYLDATESAIEKEDLIKHLSLLLKVDESSIIDDYSRGHTRTAEPQVPVKGDHVKPLNPASISVDLYAMLTLVNNRSLYVQFRYKLAIEDLEDQEAEALYDVLEDAAREDVGKNDEYILQMIDDPQLRSDVATSFTMEEFRLAPQKVLNEAVNRIQLRNYEKKRASSKRLLDISLSDGTAEEGIEELLREKTEIDAKISLLKQVLGQDN, encoded by the coding sequence ATGGCAAAGATATCAGATTCTGTCCTTGATCAAATCAAGGCAAAGATTCCTATCAGCGAAGTAGTCTCCGATTATGTCACCCTTTCCAGCAGGGGGGGGAGGCTTTGGGGTTTATGTCCTTTCCACCAGGAAAAGACAGCTTCATTTTCTGTCGTTGATGACCAAGGGTTCTATTATTGCTTCAGTTGCAAGAAAGGTGGATCCATGTTCGACTTCGTTATGGAGATGGAAAAGGTCCCTTTCGTTGAAGCGGTGAAAATGCTTGCAAAAAAAGCGAATGTCGAGCTTGCCGATGAAAACCCGGAAGATAGGAAGAAACGCGATCTCAATGAGACCTTGTACGATTTGTATGACAAAATTGCAGGTTCCTTCCATTTTATCCTTACCAATTCAAAAATGGGGAAAAAGGGTAGGGACTACCTGGAAGCAAGGAACGTAAAACCCGAGATGTGGGAAAAATTCAACCTTGGCTATGCTCCGGACAATGCCAATTGGTTGTATAGCTTTTTGGTAAAGCAGCATTATAGTGATGAATTGCTCAGCCAAAGTGGTCTCTTCAGCCAGAATACAGCAAAATATCCCTTATTTAGAGACCGCCTCATGTTCCCTATCCGTACCTGGCAGGGGAAGACCGTCGCCTTCGGGGCACGTGATCTTTCTGGCACAAGCAAGGCGAAATATATCAATACGCCAGAGACTCCGATCTATAGCAAGAAGAACAACTTGTTCGGCCTCTACGAATCTCTCGATACTATTAAAAAAAGCCAGTCTGCAATTCTCTGCGAAGGGAATTTCGACGTGGTGGCCCTCCATCAGAGCGGTCTGACAAATGCCATGGCACCCCTGGGGACTTCCTTTACCAATGAGCAGGCGAAACTGCTGAGGCGTTACTGCACTTCGGTGACAACGCTCTTTGACAGTGATGCTGCAGGGCAGAGCGCTACGGTAAAGGCCCTGACGATTGCACAGAGCCATGGTATAGCAAACACGGTTCTCAAGCTCTCTTTGGCCAAGGATGCATCGGAATTGGTTGAGAAACAAGGCGAGGAATCTCTACGCTCAGACCTACAACATCCGATACAGGGCTTTGATTATCTTGTAAACAATGCAATAAATCAGTATGATATAACGACGTCCAGAGGAAAATCACTGGTTTTTTCGAAAGTTAGGCCATATTTGGATGCAACGGAGTCTGCAATCGAGAAGGAAGACCTCATCAAACATCTTTCGCTCTTGCTGAAGGTTGACGAATCCTCGATTATTGACGATTATTCACGTGGGCACACGAGAACCGCCGAACCCCAGGTTCCGGTCAAAGGAGATCATGTTAAGCCGCTTAATCCTGCTTCGATTTCCGTCGATTTGTATGCAATGTTGACCCTTGTCAACAATAGGAGCCTGTACGTACAGTTTAGGTACAAGCTGGCAATAGAGGATCTTGAAGACCAGGAGGCCGAAGCACTTTACGATGTGTTAGAGGATGCCGCTCGAGAGGATGTCGGGAAAAACGATGAATACATCCTGCAGATGATTGATGATCCACAGCTCAGAAGTGATGTCGCTACTTCCTTTACCATGGAAGAGTTTAGATTAGCACCCCAGAAAGTGCTCAATGAGGCAGTGAATCGGATTCAACTCAGGAATTATGAAAAAAAGAGAGCGAGTAGCAAACGGTTGCTTGATATAAGTCTCAGTGATGGAACTGCAGAAGAAGGGATCGAGGAATTGCTTCGTGAGAAAACGGAAATCGATGCAAAGATTTCTCTTTTGAAGCAAGTGCTCGGACAGGATAATTAA